The following are encoded together in the Halopseudomonas salegens genome:
- a CDS encoding acetyl-CoA carboxylase family protein, which yields MLFNKLLIANRGEIAIRLARAAAELDIPSLAVFAEDDAASLHRHKADQAIALKGRGASAYLDANQLLRIAYEEGCDAIHPGYGFLSENAAFAQQCEEAGIRFIGPDTKVLQRFGDKASARALALELGVPLVQGTNQPTSLEQARAFMADLGADAAVMLKALAGGGGRGMRAVLDPAELEDAYNRCQSEARAAFGNGDLYIERLIRHARHIEVQIIGDGEQVVHLWERDCTLQRRNQKLLEVAPAPGLDPQIREQLLAAALELTAAVGYRGLCTVEFLLDEDKGDFVFMEANPRIQVEHTVTEAVTGLDLAQIQLHLAAGATLAELGLIQANIPQPRGHAVQLRINLESMASDGSARPAGGTLSAYEPPSGPGIRVDGYGYTGYTTSPSFDSLLAKVIVHADADYASVLKRAYRALCEFRLDGVVSNLHFLQNLLQHPEVQANSVSTAFIETHAAALVGAGTQAHPHLYVKGSARSTVQQHTDVDAPAGTEPLNAPVQGVLVSLDVQIGDAIAVGQQVAVMEAMKMEFVVKATQSGMVRALAVAPGDNLFEGSPLLFLEPADVSADGLVTEESIDLEHIRNDLREVLERQADLTDERRPDAVAKRRKTGQRTARENLADLLDDGSFMEYGGFALAAQRSRRSHEDLLKMSPADGLITGIGTVNAAHFGAENARCMAMSYDYTVFAGTQGVTNHKKTDRMLELAEQWRLPLVFFTEGGGGRPGDIDKVGVAGLDCTTFMRMARLSGQVPLVGVASGRCFAGNAALLGCCDVIIATDNATVGMAGPAMIEGGGLGRFTPEQVGPTSMHSANGVIDVLVKDEAEATRVAKQYLSYFQGDLPGGECVDQRTLRHLIPENRLRVYDIREVIETLADTGSVLELRREFAPGLITALIRIQGKAFGLIANNPMHLGGAIDAVSGDKAARFMQLCQAHGLPMVSLCDTPGFMVGPDSEQQATVRHVSRMFVTAASLQIPFFTIVLRKGYGLGAQAMAAGSFHAPMFTIGWPSSEFGAMGLEGAVRLGYAKELAAIEDPAEQQALFDKLVAELYQRGKGLSMASFLEIDAVIDPLETRDWLLRGLSSAPPESLQAGLRPFVDTW from the coding sequence ATGTTGTTCAATAAACTGCTGATCGCCAATCGTGGCGAAATCGCCATTCGATTGGCCCGCGCGGCCGCCGAGCTGGACATCCCCAGCCTCGCCGTATTTGCCGAAGATGACGCCGCGTCACTTCACCGGCACAAGGCCGACCAGGCCATTGCCCTCAAAGGACGCGGTGCCAGCGCCTATCTGGATGCCAATCAGTTGTTGCGCATTGCCTACGAAGAAGGCTGCGATGCCATCCATCCCGGTTATGGATTTCTCAGCGAGAACGCCGCCTTTGCCCAGCAATGCGAAGAAGCCGGTATCCGCTTTATCGGGCCCGACACAAAGGTATTGCAGCGTTTCGGCGACAAGGCCAGCGCCCGCGCGCTGGCACTGGAGTTGGGTGTGCCTCTGGTGCAGGGCACCAATCAGCCGACCAGCCTGGAACAGGCACGCGCCTTTATGGCCGACCTCGGAGCCGATGCCGCGGTGATGCTCAAAGCACTGGCCGGCGGCGGTGGACGCGGCATGCGTGCGGTACTCGACCCGGCCGAACTGGAAGACGCCTATAACCGCTGCCAGTCCGAAGCCAGGGCCGCCTTTGGTAATGGCGACCTGTACATCGAGCGCCTGATTCGCCACGCGCGGCATATCGAAGTGCAGATCATTGGTGACGGTGAGCAGGTGGTCCACCTGTGGGAGCGCGATTGCACCCTGCAACGGCGCAACCAGAAGCTCCTGGAAGTCGCACCCGCCCCCGGGCTTGATCCACAGATACGCGAACAGCTGCTAGCTGCCGCACTCGAACTGACGGCCGCCGTCGGCTATCGCGGCCTGTGCACGGTCGAATTCCTGCTCGATGAAGACAAGGGCGACTTTGTCTTTATGGAAGCCAACCCGCGCATCCAGGTTGAACATACCGTGACTGAAGCGGTAACCGGGCTGGATCTGGCGCAGATTCAACTGCACCTGGCTGCCGGTGCCACCCTGGCCGAACTTGGCCTGATCCAGGCAAATATCCCACAACCGCGTGGCCACGCCGTGCAGCTGCGCATCAACCTGGAAAGCATGGCAAGCGATGGCAGTGCACGCCCGGCCGGTGGCACCCTGAGCGCCTACGAGCCACCCAGCGGCCCGGGTATCCGCGTCGATGGCTATGGCTATACCGGGTACACCACCAGCCCCAGCTTTGATTCCCTGCTGGCCAAGGTCATCGTACATGCCGATGCCGACTATGCCAGCGTACTCAAGCGCGCTTACCGCGCCCTGTGCGAATTCCGCCTCGACGGCGTCGTCAGCAACCTGCATTTTTTACAGAACCTGCTGCAGCACCCTGAGGTACAAGCCAACTCGGTCAGTACCGCTTTTATCGAAACGCACGCTGCGGCGCTGGTTGGCGCCGGCACTCAGGCACACCCGCATTTGTACGTAAAAGGCAGTGCCCGCAGCACCGTGCAACAGCATACCGATGTCGACGCTCCAGCGGGTACCGAGCCGCTCAACGCACCGGTACAAGGTGTACTGGTCAGCCTGGATGTGCAAATCGGCGATGCCATTGCTGTTGGCCAGCAGGTTGCAGTGATGGAAGCGATGAAAATGGAGTTTGTGGTCAAGGCAACCCAGAGCGGTATGGTTCGCGCCCTGGCCGTTGCACCCGGTGACAACCTGTTTGAAGGCAGCCCCTTGCTGTTTCTGGAGCCAGCCGACGTCAGCGCTGACGGCCTGGTTACGGAGGAATCCATCGATCTTGAGCATATCCGCAATGACCTGCGCGAAGTGCTGGAACGCCAGGCCGACCTGACCGACGAACGCCGCCCGGACGCGGTTGCCAAGCGGCGCAAAACCGGCCAGCGCACTGCCCGCGAAAACCTCGCCGATCTGCTGGATGACGGCAGCTTTATGGAATACGGCGGCTTTGCCCTGGCGGCGCAGCGCTCGCGCCGCAGCCATGAAGATTTGCTGAAAATGAGCCCGGCGGACGGCCTGATTACCGGCATCGGCACCGTCAATGCCGCGCACTTCGGCGCAGAAAATGCCCGCTGCATGGCCATGAGTTACGACTACACGGTATTTGCCGGCACCCAGGGCGTGACCAACCACAAGAAAACCGACCGCATGCTGGAGCTGGCTGAGCAATGGCGCTTGCCATTGGTGTTCTTTACCGAAGGTGGCGGCGGACGCCCCGGTGATATCGACAAGGTCGGGGTTGCCGGGCTGGATTGCACCACCTTCATGCGCATGGCCCGATTGAGTGGTCAGGTACCGCTGGTGGGCGTGGCGTCCGGGCGTTGCTTTGCCGGCAATGCAGCCCTGCTGGGTTGCTGTGATGTGATTATTGCCACCGACAATGCCACCGTCGGCATGGCCGGCCCGGCGATGATCGAAGGCGGCGGCCTAGGCCGTTTCACCCCCGAACAGGTCGGCCCGACCAGCATGCACAGCGCCAACGGGGTGATTGATGTACTGGTCAAGGATGAAGCCGAAGCCACCCGCGTCGCCAAGCAATATCTGTCCTACTTCCAGGGCGACTTGCCCGGCGGCGAGTGTGTCGACCAACGCACCCTGCGCCACCTGATTCCGGAAAACCGCCTGCGCGTGTACGACATTCGTGAGGTGATCGAGACTCTGGCCGATACCGGCTCGGTGCTGGAGTTGCGCCGCGAGTTTGCCCCCGGCCTGATCACCGCGTTGATCCGCATTCAGGGCAAGGCCTTCGGCCTGATCGCCAATAACCCGATGCACCTGGGCGGCGCCATTGATGCCGTCAGCGGTGACAAGGCTGCGCGCTTTATGCAACTGTGTCAGGCCCATGGTCTGCCGATGGTATCCCTGTGTGATACGCCCGGTTTCATGGTCGGCCCGGATTCCGAGCAGCAAGCGACGGTACGGCATGTATCGCGGATGTTCGTTACCGCCGCCAGTCTGCAGATTCCATTCTTTACCATTGTGCTGCGCAAGGGCTACGGTCTGGGTGCTCAGGCCATGGCCGCAGGCAGCTTTCATGCGCCCATGTTCACCATCGGCTGGCCCAGCAGTGAGTTTGGCGCCATGGGGCTGGAAGGTGCGGTGCGGCTGGGTTATGCCAAGGAGCTGGCAGCCATTGAGGACCCCGCTGAACAGCAGGCGCTGTTCGACAAACTGGTGGCCGAGCTGTACCAGCGCGGCAAGGGCTTGAGCATGGCCAGCTTCCTGGAAATCGATGCGGTGATCGATCCGCTCGAAACCCGCGACTGGCTACTGCGCGGCCTGAGTTCGGCACCGCCGGAGTCGCTGCAAGCCGGGCTACGGCCCTTTGTCGATACCTGGTAA
- a CDS encoding AMP-binding protein — MHEQEYLTRLKQLHARNWPAGHAREPEYPLGEKPLTSYLHHWAKTCPDKLAIAFYGHSTSFAELDDLSDRFASLLLSQGVQPGDRVAVYLPNCPQFHIVFFGILKAGAIHCPVSPMAVGMELEYQLKDCGASVIVCFDQLLPAVRQVRDNTDLRLLISTSLSEVCPANPPLQVPDLLLAPKLEITDSLDLLPELARTALPDELPEPMLDDIAALNYTGGTTGLPKGCIHTHGDMLYTCASFVPAAMGLDSERVSLNFMPEFWIAGENAGVLFPAFTGTTMVLLARWDALAFMQAVQHYRVNQTGLLVDSAAEILDHPQVADFDFSSLAITSCVSFIKKLTPEYRRRWRERTGCTLFETSFGMTETHTCDTFTAGLQDDDFDLKSAPTFVGLPVPGTEFKVCSFETGELLPLGSEGELCLRSPSLLKGYWNKPEASVEALRDGWLHTGDSGVITEQGFIRYLGRRKEMLKVNGMSVFPSELEAMLGQHPKLLASAVIGRADEKKGEVPVAFVVAKPGSALDADALIDWCKQAMASYKIPEFRLVESLPMTATGKVKKNELKDWL, encoded by the coding sequence ATGCACGAACAAGAGTATCTGACCCGACTCAAGCAGCTGCATGCCCGAAACTGGCCCGCAGGGCATGCCCGCGAACCTGAGTACCCGCTTGGTGAGAAACCGCTGACCAGCTACCTGCACCATTGGGCAAAGACATGCCCTGACAAGCTGGCTATTGCCTTCTACGGCCACAGCACCAGCTTTGCCGAACTCGATGACCTGTCTGACCGCTTTGCCAGCTTGCTACTGTCCCAGGGCGTGCAGCCCGGCGACCGGGTCGCGGTCTACCTGCCCAACTGCCCGCAATTTCATATCGTCTTCTTCGGCATCCTCAAGGCCGGTGCCATTCATTGCCCGGTCAGCCCGATGGCAGTGGGGATGGAGCTGGAATATCAACTCAAGGACTGTGGCGCCAGCGTGATCGTCTGCTTTGATCAACTGCTGCCAGCGGTACGCCAGGTACGCGACAACACCGACCTGCGACTGCTGATCAGCACCAGCCTGTCCGAAGTCTGTCCGGCCAACCCACCGCTGCAAGTACCCGACTTGTTACTGGCACCCAAACTGGAGATCACCGACAGCCTGGATCTGCTGCCGGAACTGGCGCGCACTGCATTGCCGGATGAGCTGCCCGAGCCCATGCTCGATGATATTGCCGCGCTCAACTACACCGGCGGCACCACTGGCCTGCCCAAGGGCTGCATCCACACCCACGGCGACATGCTCTATACCTGCGCCAGCTTTGTACCCGCGGCCATGGGGCTGGACAGCGAACGCGTAAGTCTGAATTTCATGCCGGAGTTCTGGATTGCCGGCGAAAATGCCGGCGTGCTCTTCCCGGCGTTCACCGGCACTACCATGGTATTGCTGGCCCGCTGGGATGCGCTGGCCTTTATGCAGGCAGTACAACATTACCGCGTCAACCAAACCGGTTTGCTGGTTGACAGCGCTGCCGAGATTCTCGACCACCCTCAGGTCGCTGATTTTGATTTCAGCTCGCTGGCGATCACCAGCTGTGTTTCCTTTATCAAGAAACTGACCCCGGAATACCGTCGCCGCTGGCGTGAACGGACCGGCTGCACCCTGTTCGAGACCAGCTTCGGCATGACCGAAACCCACACCTGCGACACCTTTACCGCCGGCCTGCAGGATGACGACTTCGACCTGAAATCCGCCCCGACCTTTGTCGGCCTGCCAGTACCCGGCACCGAGTTCAAGGTCTGCAGCTTCGAGACCGGTGAACTGCTGCCATTAGGCAGCGAGGGTGAGCTATGCCTGCGCAGCCCGTCCCTGCTCAAGGGCTACTGGAACAAGCCGGAAGCCAGTGTCGAAGCCCTGCGTGATGGCTGGCTGCATACGGGTGACAGCGGCGTGATTACCGAGCAGGGCTTTATCCGTTACCTCGGACGGCGCAAGGAAATGCTCAAGGTCAACGGCATGAGTGTATTCCCCAGCGAACTGGAAGCCATGCTCGGCCAGCATCCCAAACTCCTGGCCTCAGCGGTCATTGGCCGTGCCGACGAGAAAAAGGGCGAGGTGCCGGTGGCTTTTGTCGTTGCCAAACCCGGTAGCGCGCTGGACGCTGACGCCCTGATCGACTGGTGCAAACAGGCCATGGCGAGCTACAAGATACCCGAGTTTCGCCTGGTAGAATCTCTTCCCATGACGGCCACTGGCAAGGTCAAGAAAAACGAACTCAAGGACTGGCTCTGA
- a CDS encoding LysR family transcriptional regulator translates to MNKSHDLPALGRMDLNLFRVFEVIYRERSLTRAAAVLHVSQSAVSHALARLRTHFGDPLFQREGRGVSPTALAMRLAPGILDSLARLQQSLGQLQDFDPEQAQRSFTLNLPEQLEPTILPPLLQQLRPYGPGIRLRTASVRWSELKLELAAGRVDMAIEIARPVDATLRQLQLLEESLCVVVPAEFEGELTAHRYLAAEHIAVASWRRGLSFEDLALARLGHSRQVVQRCQNYQAASLVVAQGSGCLLTMARQHAELINAPLGNRLMALPLPLPRMGLNLYWHEDAELDPANQWLRGQLLGLAQNSSNGVLAPSPV, encoded by the coding sequence ATGAATAAAAGCCATGATTTGCCCGCTCTAGGTCGGATGGATCTGAATCTGTTCAGGGTTTTCGAGGTCATCTATCGTGAGCGCAGCCTGACCCGTGCCGCAGCGGTGTTGCACGTTAGTCAGTCGGCCGTCAGTCATGCTCTGGCCAGGCTGCGTACGCATTTTGGTGACCCACTGTTTCAGCGGGAGGGGCGAGGAGTGTCGCCGACTGCTCTGGCCATGCGCTTGGCTCCGGGCATTCTCGACAGCCTTGCGCGCTTGCAGCAGAGCCTGGGGCAACTTCAGGATTTTGATCCCGAGCAAGCGCAGCGCAGCTTTACGTTGAATTTGCCGGAACAGTTGGAACCCACCATTCTTCCGCCTTTATTGCAGCAGTTGCGCCCTTATGGGCCGGGAATCCGGTTGCGCACGGCCAGTGTTCGCTGGAGTGAGCTGAAGCTGGAGTTGGCTGCCGGGCGCGTGGATATGGCAATTGAAATTGCGCGGCCGGTGGATGCAACGTTGCGTCAGTTACAACTGCTGGAAGAGTCGTTGTGTGTAGTGGTTCCGGCTGAATTCGAAGGCGAGCTTACGGCTCACCGTTACCTGGCTGCAGAACATATTGCGGTTGCATCCTGGCGGCGTGGGCTGAGCTTTGAAGATCTGGCCCTGGCCCGTCTCGGCCATTCACGTCAGGTTGTCCAGCGCTGCCAGAATTACCAGGCAGCGAGCCTGGTGGTGGCCCAGGGCAGTGGCTGCCTGCTAACCATGGCACGTCAGCATGCCGAGCTGATCAATGCTCCCTTGGGCAACCGTTTAATGGCACTGCCCTTGCCCTTGCCGCGAATGGGGCTGAATCTGTATTGGCATGAGGATGCCGAATTGGATCCGGCAAACCAATGGCTTCGCGGGCAGTTGCTCGGCCTGGCTCAGAACAGCTCCAATGGTGTGCTGGCGCCCTCACCTGTATAA
- a CDS encoding penicillin-binding protein 1A — protein sequence MRFIKFLLWSLLALICGLFLALSGTALYLSPALPDVESLRELQLQTPLRIYSTDNQLIAEYGEMRRVPVSFDQVPEDFINAFLAAEDDNFLRHHGVDPKGLLRAAAELAQSGHIQTGGSTITMQVAKNVFLTSDRVFSRKLNEILLALQIERHLDKQQIFELYINKIYLGHRAYGIEAAAQVYYGRSINELSLAEMAMIAGLPKAPSRYNPLSNLERATVRRDWILQRMLGLGMIDQEAFDNAINSPDRARLHRANPDFEAPWVAEMVRQELYERFGDALYTDGYHVYTSVHSERQIQAQASLREGLMAYDRRHGYRGPEARHPEAAPEQAGTLLAAYQTLNGLLPALVIEVADDYAIARLENGEDVRIPWSGMQWARPFLSINSMGPNPTRPADIMLPGDVIRVSPQDDGDFALQQVPAAQSTLIALSPADGRIEAVVGGFSFSQSNYNRAVQAKRQSGSSFKPFLYAAALDHGYTPASLVNDAPLVFADEHLDNIWRPQNSGGDFLGPIRLRESLYRSRNLVSIRLMQDLGIDESLTYIERFGFSRDELPRHLSSSLGSLELTPLQVTRAYAVFANGGYLVDPWLIERIEDRHGQLLDYARPKITPARLEAERERQLAYYPRLSSSQVTQEPELAPQVLDPRTAYQINSILKDVITRGTGGRARVLGRSDLAGKTGTTNEQRDAWFSGYNADLVTTVWAGYDQPASLGRREYGSTVALPIWIDFVGAVLDEQPEHSQAMPDGMVNVRIDPTTGRTARPGSSDGYFEVFKEEDAPPPFSELEAGGYTGEGASTPLELF from the coding sequence ATGCGTTTTATAAAATTTCTTCTTTGGTCACTGTTGGCACTGATTTGCGGCCTGTTTCTGGCGCTCAGCGGTACTGCGCTCTATCTTAGCCCCGCCTTGCCAGATGTTGAAAGCCTTCGCGAGCTGCAATTGCAGACGCCACTACGAATATATAGCACAGATAATCAGCTGATTGCCGAATATGGTGAAATGCGCAGGGTCCCCGTGAGTTTTGACCAGGTGCCGGAAGACTTCATCAATGCTTTTCTGGCAGCGGAGGATGACAATTTTCTGCGTCATCACGGGGTCGACCCCAAAGGTTTGCTGCGAGCTGCTGCCGAATTGGCCCAGTCCGGGCACATACAAACCGGCGGCAGCACCATCACCATGCAAGTGGCGAAAAATGTTTTTCTGACCAGCGATCGCGTGTTTTCGCGCAAGTTAAACGAAATACTGCTGGCATTGCAAATCGAGCGCCATCTCGACAAACAACAAATTTTCGAGCTTTACATCAATAAAATTTATCTGGGTCACCGGGCCTACGGTATTGAAGCTGCTGCACAGGTCTATTACGGCCGCTCCATCAATGAGCTCAGCCTGGCTGAAATGGCCATGATAGCTGGCCTGCCAAAAGCACCGTCGCGCTACAACCCGCTGAGCAACCTGGAGCGCGCAACGGTGCGGCGCGACTGGATACTGCAGCGTATGCTGGGTCTCGGCATGATTGATCAGGAGGCCTTCGACAACGCGATCAACAGCCCCGATCGCGCACGTCTGCACCGCGCCAATCCGGATTTCGAGGCACCCTGGGTAGCAGAAATGGTACGCCAGGAGCTGTACGAACGTTTTGGCGATGCGCTCTACACTGACGGCTACCATGTCTATACCAGCGTGCACAGCGAACGCCAGATACAAGCACAGGCCTCTCTCCGTGAAGGCTTGATGGCTTACGATCGCCGACATGGCTACCGTGGGCCCGAAGCACGGCACCCGGAGGCCGCTCCGGAGCAAGCGGGCACTCTGCTCGCCGCATACCAGACTCTCAACGGATTGCTGCCAGCACTGGTGATTGAAGTAGCCGACGACTATGCGATCGCCCGTTTGGAAAATGGCGAGGATGTACGCATCCCGTGGTCCGGCATGCAGTGGGCACGCCCTTTTCTCAGCATCAACAGCATGGGGCCAAACCCCACGCGCCCAGCCGATATAATGTTGCCCGGCGATGTTATTCGTGTCAGTCCACAGGATGATGGCGACTTCGCCTTGCAGCAGGTTCCTGCTGCGCAAAGCACGCTGATTGCCTTGTCGCCTGCTGATGGTCGCATTGAAGCAGTGGTAGGCGGCTTTTCTTTTTCCCAGAGCAATTACAACCGCGCCGTGCAGGCCAAACGTCAATCCGGATCCAGTTTCAAACCCTTTCTGTACGCTGCTGCGCTGGATCATGGCTATACGCCCGCCAGCCTGGTCAACGATGCGCCGCTGGTGTTTGCAGATGAACACCTGGATAACATCTGGCGCCCGCAAAACTCAGGTGGGGACTTTCTCGGACCGATTCGTTTGCGTGAGTCGCTGTATCGCTCCCGCAACCTGGTGTCGATTCGCCTGATGCAGGATCTTGGCATTGATGAGTCACTGACCTACATCGAGCGCTTCGGTTTTTCTCGCGACGAGCTGCCACGCCACCTGTCCTCGTCGCTGGGCAGCCTCGAACTGACCCCGCTGCAGGTTACCCGTGCTTATGCCGTGTTCGCCAACGGTGGCTATCTGGTTGATCCCTGGCTGATCGAGCGCATTGAAGATCGTCACGGTCAATTGCTTGATTATGCTCGCCCCAAGATTACCCCCGCACGCCTTGAGGCTGAGCGCGAGCGCCAACTGGCCTATTACCCGCGCCTGTCCAGCAGTCAGGTTACCCAGGAGCCCGAGCTGGCCCCGCAGGTGCTTGATCCGCGTACCGCCTACCAGATCAACAGCATTCTCAAAGACGTGATAACCCGGGGCACCGGTGGACGCGCCAGAGTATTGGGGCGCAGCGACCTGGCCGGCAAAACCGGTACCACCAATGAACAGCGCGATGCCTGGTTTTCAGGCTACAACGCGGACCTGGTAACCACTGTATGGGCCGGTTATGACCAACCAGCCAGTCTTGGTCGACGCGAATACGGCAGCACCGTTGCCTTGCCGATCTGGATCGACTTTGTCGGTGCCGTCCTTGACGAGCAACCAGAACACAGCCAGGCGATGCCAGATGGCATGGTCAATGTGCGCATCGACCCAACCACCGGACGCACCGCCAGACCCGGCAGCAGCGACGGCTACTTCGAAGTTTTCAAGGAAGAAGATGCTCCGCCGCCCTTCAGCGAGCTCGAAGCCGGCGGTTATACAGGTGAGGGCGCCAGCACACCATTGGAGCTGTTCTGA
- a CDS encoding pilus assembly protein PilM — MLGLIKKKANTLLGVDISSTTVKLLELSRHGNRYKVESYAVEPLPPGAVVEKNIVELEGVGQALEKVLSRSKTSLKQAAVAVAGSAVITKTIEMDADLDPDEMEEQIKLEADQYIPYPLDEVAIDFEAQGPSPRNPDRVEVLLAACRRENVDIREAALALAGLDAKVVEVEAYAMERACELVIDQLDGDRDEMTIAVIDIGATMMTLSVLSKGRTIYTREQLFGGKQLTDEIQRRYGLSQDEAGLAKKQGGLPDDYESEVLSPFKDAVVQQVSRSLQFFFAGGQYNDVDYILLAGGTASIPGLDQLVQQKIGTTTLVANPFANMTLSNKVNAVALSNDAPALMIACGLAMRSFD; from the coding sequence GTGCTAGGGCTCATAAAGAAAAAAGCGAACACGCTGCTGGGCGTCGACATCAGTTCCACTACGGTGAAGCTGCTTGAGCTCAGTCGGCATGGCAACCGGTATAAAGTCGAATCATACGCGGTTGAACCTTTGCCACCCGGTGCGGTGGTAGAGAAAAATATTGTCGAACTGGAAGGTGTCGGCCAAGCACTGGAAAAGGTGCTTTCCCGTTCCAAGACATCCCTCAAACAGGCCGCAGTCGCGGTTGCCGGTTCCGCCGTCATTACCAAGACCATCGAAATGGATGCTGATCTTGATCCAGACGAGATGGAAGAGCAGATCAAGCTCGAGGCGGATCAATACATTCCCTATCCTCTGGATGAAGTCGCCATCGACTTTGAAGCGCAAGGCCCGTCGCCGCGCAATCCTGACAGAGTGGAAGTGTTGCTGGCAGCCTGCCGCCGCGAAAATGTCGATATCCGCGAAGCCGCATTGGCCCTTGCCGGGTTGGATGCGAAAGTGGTTGAGGTCGAAGCCTACGCCATGGAGCGAGCCTGCGAGCTGGTGATTGATCAGCTGGATGGCGACCGTGACGAAATGACCATCGCTGTCATCGATATCGGCGCAACCATGATGACGCTCAGCGTGCTCAGCAAGGGGCGTACCATCTACACCCGCGAGCAGTTGTTTGGCGGCAAGCAGTTGACTGACGAGATTCAGCGTCGTTATGGCCTGTCGCAGGATGAAGCCGGTCTGGCCAAGAAGCAGGGCGGCTTGCCGGATGACTACGAAAGCGAAGTCCTCAGCCCCTTCAAGGATGCGGTCGTGCAGCAGGTCTCACGCTCACTGCAGTTCTTCTTTGCCGGCGGCCAGTACAACGATGTGGATTATATTCTGCTGGCTGGGGGCACCGCCTCGATTCCCGGGCTGGACCAACTGGTGCAGCAAAAGATTGGCACCACGACCCTGGTTGCCAACCCCTTTGCAAACATGACGCTATCCAACAAGGTCAATGCCGTTGCGCTCAGCAACGATGCGCCAGCCTTGATGATTGCGTGTGGTCTGGCAATGAGGAGTTTTGACTAA
- a CDS encoding PilN domain-containing protein, giving the protein MARINLLPWREQLREERKKQFLTVLVLIVIVAACLVFAGDRYFTGKIDHQNARNEYLRSEIRVLEERIREIEQLQARRTQLLDRMRIIQDLQGNRPIIVRVFDELARSLPDGLYFTSLEMKGSTISIRGGAESNSRVSNLMRQLDASEWLTAPNLTAVRAVTQGELQQANVFELSVRQTEPRNSAQGGQQQ; this is encoded by the coding sequence ATGGCTCGCATTAACCTGTTGCCCTGGCGCGAGCAGCTCAGGGAAGAGCGCAAGAAACAGTTTCTGACTGTTCTGGTGCTGATTGTGATTGTTGCCGCCTGTCTGGTGTTTGCAGGTGATCGCTACTTCACGGGCAAGATTGATCATCAGAATGCACGCAACGAATATCTGCGTAGTGAAATTCGAGTCCTTGAAGAGCGTATCCGCGAAATCGAACAGTTACAGGCGCGGCGCACCCAGTTGCTGGATCGCATGCGCATTATTCAGGACTTGCAAGGAAATCGGCCAATCATCGTGCGGGTATTCGACGAATTGGCTCGCAGCCTGCCGGATGGCCTCTACTTCACGTCGCTGGAGATGAAAGGTTCGACCATTTCCATTCGTGGGGGTGCCGAATCCAACAGCCGGGTGTCCAATCTCATGCGCCAGCTGGATGCGTCAGAATGGCTGACTGCTCCCAACCTGACCGCTGTGCGTGCCGTCACCCAGGGTGAGTTGCAGCAGGCCAATGTCTTCGAGCTCTCGGTGCGTCAGACTGAGCCCAGAAACAGTGCTCAGGGAGGGCAGCAACAATGA
- a CDS encoding type IV pilus inner membrane component PilO: MSFSQSLESLKKLEMSDLDFNNLGAWPAALKVIFGAIIFAALVFLGYHFHLKELQADLDRVEAQEVALRQEFRDKSERAANLDAYRAQLEEIEERFGTLLKQLPTDTEVPGLLEDITQLGLGSGLEFESITLQPEAAKQFYIELPIRIVVQGTYHDLATFVSGVAGLPRIVTLHDFNIVPVTEGNPNLLKMNILARTYRYNEQGDNQ; encoded by the coding sequence ATGAGCTTCAGCCAATCCTTGGAAAGTCTGAAAAAGCTCGAAATGAGCGATCTGGACTTCAACAATCTTGGTGCCTGGCCGGCTGCCCTGAAAGTCATCTTTGGCGCAATCATCTTTGCTGCGCTGGTGTTTCTCGGCTACCACTTCCACCTCAAGGAGTTGCAAGCTGACCTTGACCGGGTTGAGGCCCAGGAGGTTGCTCTGCGTCAGGAGTTCCGTGACAAGTCAGAGCGTGCAGCGAATCTGGACGCCTACCGCGCACAACTTGAAGAAATAGAAGAGCGCTTTGGCACCCTGCTCAAGCAGTTGCCAACGGATACTGAAGTTCCCGGGCTGCTGGAAGACATTACGCAGCTGGGTCTCGGTAGCGGCCTTGAGTTCGAGTCGATCACTCTGCAGCCCGAAGCGGCGAAGCAGTTCTATATCGAGTTGCCCATTCGCATCGTAGTACAAGGCACTTATCACGATCTGGCCACGTTTGTCAGCGGGGTTGCCGGCTTGCCGCGCATCGTAACCCTGCATGACTTCAATATTGTGCCGGTTACTGAAGGCAACCCGAATCTGTTGAAAATGAATATCCTGGCCCGGACCTATCGGTACAACGAGCAGGGAGACAACCAATGA